The Haloterrigena salifodinae genome window below encodes:
- a CDS encoding CBS domain-containing protein, with protein MSIGKLGPENVVTTSPDSDLEEATQTLENENVGAIVVTKDDEPIGMLTDRDAALAIHDHDDVGSLSVEEIMTEDPTTIHADDDPLAISEAIKEHNVRRFPIVDDDGELAGIATLDDLIATIGEELDNVADTIEAQSPDYSP; from the coding sequence ATGTCAATCGGAAAACTCGGCCCCGAAAACGTCGTCACGACCAGCCCCGACAGCGACCTCGAGGAGGCCACGCAGACGCTCGAGAACGAAAACGTCGGCGCGATCGTCGTCACCAAGGACGACGAACCGATCGGAATGCTCACCGACCGCGACGCCGCGCTCGCGATCCACGACCACGACGACGTCGGCTCGCTCTCGGTCGAGGAGATCATGACGGAGGATCCGACGACGATTCACGCGGACGACGATCCGCTCGCGATTTCGGAAGCGATCAAAGAGCACAACGTGCGCCGGTTCCCGATCGTCGATGACGACGGCGAACTGGCCGGGATCGCGACGCTGGACGACCTGATCGCGACAATTGGCGAGGAACTCGACAACGTCGCCGACACGATCGAAGCCCAGTCACCCGACTACAGTCCGTAG
- a CDS encoding PKD domain-containing protein produces MIRTTFIFIAYILLFIPVVAGISGSATLGASNADIKSITSSSPTASFDYTPETPNPDDTITLDASNSSDNGSITSYEWDTDGDGDYGDGYDASDGQTTTIEFDTGGTYTVGLRVIDDQGNTDTIRKQITVENPAPEASFTYSPSPPNPDDTITLDASNSSDPDGTIMSYEWDTDGDGDYGDGYDASDGQTTTIEFDTGGTYTVGLRVTDNGGKTATQTQQVTVENPAPSASFEYSPETPNPDDTITLDASNSSDPDGTIMSYEWDTDGDGDYGDGYDVNDGQTTTIEFDTGGTYTVGLRVTDNGGKTATQTQQVTVENPAPSARFTVSPAKPTPTDEITLDASNSSDPDGTIISYEWDTDGDGDYGDGYDANDGQTTTVTYNSDGSYTVRLKVTDNGGTSTTNSTTIAVSMPPVPSLDTSSNVVGRNRPITFDASRSTDPDGTISEYIWQFDDGETERGESINRSFSELGRHEVTLIVADDSGHRVERSSVVTVLPKPSAAITVDPEDPIAGSSVRLEARSNDDTDEYEWDVDGDGNMDYTGASVTHTFDDAGDHTVTVTATSQDGVANQTSRVVSVDPDASVELTSNLGTIEAGETSIVTFSITNNVPDRSVDARLQLDLPSTGVSIAGVEGGSVESRSSTNFVTVSGGEQQSLRVRMRFNEPGDYSIGAESIYYYDNSSNDRKQSIEPITVTVTDPGSESDQSGSASGTPGFGAYGALVAICLGAAATARKTQ; encoded by the coding sequence ATGATACGGACTACGTTTATTTTCATCGCTTATATTCTGTTATTCATACCGGTCGTCGCGGGGATCAGCGGAAGCGCGACGCTGGGAGCATCAAACGCCGATATCAAATCGATTACCTCTTCGTCGCCGACCGCGTCGTTCGACTATACGCCCGAAACGCCGAATCCTGACGACACGATCACCCTCGACGCCAGTAACTCGAGCGACAATGGTTCGATTACATCCTACGAGTGGGATACCGACGGTGATGGCGACTACGGCGACGGTTACGACGCCAGCGACGGTCAAACAACGACTATCGAGTTCGACACTGGGGGCACCTACACGGTCGGACTCAGAGTCATCGATGATCAAGGAAATACGGATACGATCAGAAAACAGATTACCGTCGAAAATCCAGCACCCGAGGCATCATTTACCTACTCTCCGTCACCGCCGAACCCCGACGACACGATCACCCTCGACGCCAGTAACTCGAGTGATCCCGATGGCACGATCATGTCCTATGAATGGGATACCGACGGTGACGGCGACTACGGCGACGGTTACGACGCCAGCGACGGTCAAACAACGACTATCGAGTTCGATACTGGAGGCACCTATACGGTCGGACTCAGAGTAACAGATAATGGTGGCAAAACAGCTACTCAGACCCAGCAAGTCACCGTCGAGAACCCTGCCCCCTCGGCCTCGTTCGAGTATTCACCTGAGACGCCGAATCCCGACGACACGATCACCCTCGACGCCAGTAACTCGAGTGATCCCGATGGCACGATCATGTCCTATGAATGGGATACCGACGGTGACGGCGACTACGGCGACGGTTACGACGTCAATGACGGTCAAACAACGACTATCGAATTCGATACTGGAGGCACCTATACGGTCGGACTCAGAGTAACAGATAATGGTGGCAAAACAGCCACTCAGACCCAGCAAGTCACCGTCGAGAATCCTGCCCCCTCGGCTAGATTCACTGTCTCACCAGCGAAGCCGACACCTACCGACGAAATTACGCTCGATGCTAGCAATTCCAGTGATCCCGATGGCACAATCATATCCTATGAGTGGGATACCGACGGTGACGGTGACTACGGCGACGGTTACGACGCCAACGACGGCCAAACGACGACCGTCACCTATAATTCCGATGGGAGTTACACAGTCCGTCTGAAAGTGACTGACAACGGGGGCACGAGCACGACGAACAGCACAACGATAGCGGTCAGTATGCCACCAGTGCCTTCGCTGGATACGTCGTCCAATGTTGTCGGTCGGAATCGTCCTATCACCTTCGATGCGAGCCGATCGACCGATCCGGACGGAACTATTTCGGAGTACATCTGGCAGTTCGACGACGGCGAAACCGAACGCGGCGAGTCGATCAATCGGTCGTTCTCGGAACTCGGCCGCCACGAGGTAACGCTGATCGTCGCCGACGATTCGGGACACCGGGTCGAACGGTCGAGCGTGGTTACTGTTCTTCCGAAGCCGTCGGCAGCTATCACGGTCGATCCAGAGGATCCCATCGCGGGATCGTCCGTCAGACTCGAGGCGCGTTCCAATGACGATACTGATGAGTATGAGTGGGACGTCGACGGCGACGGGAACATGGACTACACGGGTGCGTCCGTCACACACACGTTCGACGACGCCGGCGATCATACGGTAACGGTAACCGCGACTAGCCAAGACGGTGTTGCAAATCAAACATCACGCGTGGTCTCGGTCGACCCCGACGCGTCGGTCGAGCTCACGTCGAATCTCGGAACGATCGAAGCGGGCGAGACGTCGATCGTCACGTTCAGTATTACGAACAATGTCCCGGACCGATCGGTCGATGCCCGCCTCCAGCTAGATCTACCCTCGACCGGTGTCTCGATCGCCGGCGTCGAAGGCGGGAGCGTCGAGAGCCGGAGTTCGACGAATTTTGTTACCGTCTCCGGTGGCGAACAGCAGTCGCTCCGGGTCCGAATGCGGTTCAACGAACCCGGCGACTACTCGATCGGCGCGGAGTCGATCTACTACTACGACAACTCGTCGAACGACCGGAAACAGTCGATTGAACCGATCACGGTGACCGTGACCGACCCCGGTTCCGAGTCTGATCAGTCTGGTTCCGCCAGTGGGACGCCCGGATTCGGCGCGTACGGTGCGCTCGTCGCGATCTGTCTCGGAGCCGCCGCGACAGCACGCAAAACCCAGTAA
- the msrA gene encoding peptide-methionine (S)-S-oxide reductase MsrA, protein MERATFGGGCFWCVEAAFKELEGVQSVTSGYAGGHTEDPTYKAVCSGKTGHAEVVQIEYDPDAIAYADLLEVFFTIHDPTTKDREGPDVGSQYRSAIYAHDDDQLETAAAFAAELENEGLYDRIVTEIEPFETFYEAEEHHQDYFEKNPNDAYCSMHAAPKVEKVREKFVEETPADA, encoded by the coding sequence ATGGAACGAGCCACGTTCGGCGGCGGATGTTTCTGGTGTGTCGAAGCGGCGTTCAAGGAACTCGAGGGGGTCCAGTCGGTCACCTCCGGCTACGCCGGCGGCCATACCGAAGACCCGACGTACAAGGCGGTCTGTTCCGGAAAGACGGGCCACGCGGAAGTGGTTCAGATCGAGTACGATCCCGACGCGATCGCCTACGCGGACCTGCTCGAGGTCTTCTTCACGATCCACGACCCGACCACGAAGGACCGCGAGGGTCCGGACGTCGGCAGCCAGTACCGGTCGGCGATCTACGCCCACGACGACGACCAGCTCGAGACCGCCGCGGCGTTCGCCGCGGAACTCGAGAACGAGGGCCTCTACGACAGGATCGTCACCGAGATCGAGCCGTTCGAGACGTTCTACGAGGCCGAGGAGCACCACCAGGACTACTTCGAGAAGAACCCCAACGACGCCTACTGTTCGATGCACGCGGCCCCGAAAGTCGAGAAAGTTCGGGAGAAGTTCGTCGAAGAGACTCCCGCCGACGCCTGA
- a CDS encoding enoyl-CoA hydratase/isomerase family protein has product MSWETVELEWDGDVATITVDRPEALNALNVETLEAMGEAISEAADEDARALVLTGAGDDAFIAGADIGYMQDLSTAEAQEWGALGHDVADTLAAFPAPTIAAVNGYAFGGGCEMAIACDLRVAGESAVIGNTEIDLGIIPGWGATQRLPELVGDETARRMIFLGERLDAESAAEAGLFGEVVADDALEETVDELASRIAAKPAVAMRAAKQALNQRHEGSQTSGLEYEKRAFASLFGTPDQREGMAAFVEDREPEFE; this is encoded by the coding sequence ATGTCCTGGGAGACCGTCGAACTCGAGTGGGACGGAGACGTGGCAACGATAACGGTCGATCGACCCGAGGCGCTCAACGCCTTGAACGTCGAGACTCTCGAGGCGATGGGCGAGGCCATCTCTGAGGCGGCCGACGAGGACGCCCGCGCCCTCGTCCTGACCGGCGCCGGCGACGACGCGTTCATCGCCGGCGCGGACATCGGCTACATGCAGGATCTCTCGACCGCTGAAGCCCAGGAGTGGGGCGCCCTCGGGCACGACGTCGCCGACACGCTCGCGGCGTTCCCCGCACCGACGATCGCCGCGGTCAACGGCTACGCGTTCGGCGGCGGCTGCGAGATGGCCATCGCCTGCGACCTCCGCGTCGCCGGCGAGTCGGCTGTCATCGGCAACACGGAGATCGACCTCGGAATCATCCCGGGCTGGGGCGCGACCCAGCGCCTGCCGGAACTCGTCGGCGACGAGACTGCCCGCCGCATGATCTTCCTCGGCGAGCGACTGGACGCTGAATCCGCGGCGGAGGCAGGCCTGTTCGGCGAAGTGGTGGCCGACGACGCTCTCGAGGAGACCGTCGACGAGTTGGCCTCGCGGATTGCCGCGAAGCCAGCCGTCGCGATGCGCGCCGCGAAACAGGCACTCAACCAGCGCCACGAGGGGTCGCAGACCAGCGGCCTTGAGTACGAGAAGCGGGCGTTCGCCAGCCTGTTCGGGACGCCGGATCAGCGCGAGGGGATGGCGGCGTTCGTGGAGGATCGAGAGCCCGAGTTCGAATAG
- a CDS encoding 2,5-diamino-6-(ribosylamino)-4(3H)-pyrimidinone 5'-phosphate reductase, with amino-acid sequence MHVVVNAAASADGKLSSRRREQIAISGEADFERVDRLRANSDAVVVGVGTVLADDPHLTVKDESLCNERLERGEPKQPARVVVDSKGRTPTDAAVLDDAAATYVCLSEAAPVDTRLELADRAELVTAGDERVDLLRAFAALESAGLKQIMVEGGGELIFSLFEAGLVDELRTFVGPKVIGGRDAPTLADGEGFVEAFPQLRLERLERLDEGALLCWTVEH; translated from the coding sequence ATGCACGTCGTCGTCAACGCCGCCGCGAGCGCAGACGGTAAACTCTCCTCGCGGCGTCGCGAGCAGATCGCGATCAGCGGCGAAGCAGACTTCGAGCGCGTCGACCGACTCCGAGCCAACAGCGACGCCGTCGTCGTCGGCGTCGGAACCGTCCTCGCCGACGATCCGCACCTGACAGTGAAGGACGAATCGCTGTGCAACGAGCGCCTCGAGCGGGGCGAACCGAAACAGCCGGCTCGCGTCGTCGTCGATTCGAAGGGGCGCACCCCGACCGACGCCGCGGTGCTGGACGACGCGGCGGCGACCTACGTCTGTCTCAGCGAGGCCGCCCCAGTCGATACGCGGCTGGAGCTGGCCGACCGCGCGGAGCTCGTGACCGCCGGCGACGAGCGCGTCGACCTCCTGCGGGCGTTCGCGGCGCTCGAGTCGGCGGGCCTCAAGCAGATCATGGTCGAGGGCGGCGGCGAACTCATCTTCTCGCTGTTCGAGGCCGGGTTGGTCGACGAGTTACGGACGTTCGTCGGCCCGAAAGTCATCGGCGGCCGCGACGCCCCGACGCTGGCCGACGGCGAGGGGTTCGTCGAGGCGTTTCCGCAGTTGCGCCTTGAGCGCCTCGAGCGACTGGACGAGGGAGCATTGCTGTGCTGGACGGTGGAGCACTGA
- a CDS encoding cupredoxin domain-containing protein, with product MTRGSQTSRRTVLRLGGGAAIAAALAGCGGGGGPDGNGNGNETGNETGNETANETGNETSNETANETGNETGNETANETEGGSGGGSAIEPGTEIMLGGETQGWQGQEPQQIADQTNPTLVLQEGESYDITWENLDGAGHNIQILDDNDEVVDDYETEIMTEQGETQTLSIDEVTGEMSQYICEPHQATMNGDIEVQ from the coding sequence ATGACAAGAGGGAGCCAGACGTCTCGGCGGACGGTGCTTCGACTCGGCGGTGGCGCGGCCATCGCGGCCGCGCTCGCCGGGTGCGGCGGTGGTGGGGGACCGGACGGTAACGGAAACGGGAACGAGACCGGGAACGAGACTGGCAACGAGACTGCTAACGAAACCGGCAACGAAACCAGCAACGAGACTGCTAACGAAACCGGCAACGAAACCGGCAATGAGACTGCTAACGAGACGGAAGGAGGCAGTGGCGGTGGCAGCGCGATCGAACCCGGCACAGAGATCATGCTCGGCGGCGAGACTCAGGGCTGGCAGGGCCAAGAACCCCAACAGATCGCCGACCAAACGAACCCGACGCTGGTCCTGCAAGAGGGCGAATCCTACGATATCACGTGGGAGAACCTGGACGGCGCCGGCCACAACATCCAGATTCTCGACGACAACGACGAGGTCGTCGACGACTACGAGACCGAAATCATGACGGAGCAAGGGGAGACCCAGACCCTCTCGATCGATGAGGTCACCGGCGAGATGTCCCAGTACATCTGCGAGCCCCATCAGGCGACGATGAACGGCGACATCGAAGTCCAGTAA
- a CDS encoding ZIP family metal transporter: MSTLGEVVMIAALAGAATGLGALPVYVTERISHRFYDAALGLAAGIMFGAAVFALVVPGLEFGSLWEVVAGVLLGSVFLLAANRLIPHIHLLITGETDGTYPPISGSEVELEAAPPSSSPSGEGTDADARGEDVVPAPDDDLRQAILVGSAITIHNVPEGLAIGIAFAGGLESVGIALAVAIAVQNVPDGFAMAIPASQTGLSKPKTILYTTLSGAVPEPIAAAIGFALVAVVTGLFPVAAGFAAGTMLAVIFREMIPASHGHGYADEATLTFVVGFVVMVVVDVGLAV, encoded by the coding sequence GTGAGCACGCTCGGAGAAGTCGTGATGATCGCAGCGTTGGCCGGCGCAGCGACCGGGCTCGGCGCACTGCCGGTGTACGTGACCGAGCGGATCAGCCACCGCTTCTACGACGCCGCGCTCGGCCTCGCGGCCGGGATCATGTTCGGCGCGGCCGTCTTCGCGCTGGTCGTCCCCGGCCTCGAGTTCGGCTCGCTGTGGGAGGTCGTCGCCGGCGTTCTTCTCGGCAGCGTCTTCCTGTTGGCCGCGAACCGGCTCATCCCACACATTCACCTGCTCATCACGGGCGAGACGGACGGGACCTATCCGCCGATTTCGGGATCGGAGGTGGAACTCGAGGCCGCGCCGCCATCGTCGTCGCCGTCCGGCGAAGGGACCGACGCCGACGCGCGCGGCGAGGACGTCGTTCCCGCGCCGGACGACGACCTCCGGCAGGCGATTCTCGTTGGCAGCGCGATCACCATCCACAACGTCCCGGAGGGGCTGGCGATCGGCATCGCCTTCGCCGGCGGCCTCGAGAGCGTCGGGATCGCACTGGCGGTCGCGATCGCCGTCCAGAACGTTCCTGACGGCTTCGCGATGGCGATCCCGGCGAGTCAAACCGGCCTCTCGAAGCCGAAGACGATCCTCTACACGACGCTCTCCGGCGCGGTCCCCGAACCGATCGCGGCCGCGATCGGCTTCGCCCTCGTCGCGGTCGTCACCGGGCTCTTCCCGGTGGCGGCCGGCTTCGCCGCCGGAACGATGCTCGCGGTCATTTTCCGGGAGATGATCCCCGCGAGCCACGGCCACGGCTACGCCGACGAGGCCACGCTGACGTTCGTCGTCGGCTTCGTCGTGATGGTCGTCGTCGACGTCGGACTCGCCGTCTGA
- a CDS encoding Single-stranded DNA binding protein, protein MELDDHAEDLASDLGVDKEEVKSDLQNLVEYSVPVDEAKQSLRRKYGGGSSGGGVPSSKDIAEITPEDGNVTVTGVVLTSGKRSIRYQGSDHVIVEGRLADETGAIDYTAWEDFGLSAGDTITAGNAGVREWDGEPELNLGESTSLSFEDDSLDIPAAYADEIGGDAQLADLQTGDRAVNIEVAVVECERRTIDGRDGETEILSGVFGDESGRLPFTNWDPAPEIEDGGAVRIENAYVQEFRGVPEVNVSEFSTVTALDREIEVGADSTTMDVGEAVRTGGIYDVELVGNAIAVRDGSGLIQRCPECYRVIQKGQCRTHGDVDGIDDLRVKAILDDGTGAVTVVLDDELTEDVYGGTLEDALEQAREAMDQEVVADTIREHIVGKEYRVRGHLSVDEYGANVDAESFEESADDPEARAAAFLEEVRA, encoded by the coding sequence ATGGAACTCGACGATCATGCCGAGGATCTCGCCTCCGACCTCGGTGTCGACAAAGAGGAGGTCAAATCCGACCTGCAGAACTTGGTGGAGTACAGCGTTCCCGTCGACGAGGCCAAACAGAGCCTACGACGGAAGTACGGCGGCGGCTCGAGCGGCGGCGGCGTCCCCTCGAGCAAGGACATCGCCGAGATTACGCCCGAGGACGGCAACGTCACCGTGACTGGTGTGGTCCTGACGTCCGGCAAGCGCTCGATCCGCTACCAGGGCTCGGACCACGTTATCGTCGAAGGCCGACTGGCCGACGAGACCGGCGCGATCGATTACACCGCCTGGGAGGACTTCGGGCTCTCGGCCGGCGACACGATCACCGCGGGCAACGCGGGCGTCCGCGAGTGGGACGGCGAACCCGAGCTCAACTTGGGCGAGAGCACCTCGCTGTCCTTCGAGGACGACTCGCTCGACATTCCCGCGGCCTACGCCGACGAGATCGGCGGCGACGCCCAGTTAGCCGATCTCCAGACCGGCGACCGCGCGGTGAACATCGAGGTGGCCGTCGTCGAGTGCGAACGACGGACGATCGACGGCCGCGACGGCGAGACCGAAATCTTGAGCGGCGTCTTCGGCGACGAGAGCGGCCGCCTGCCCTTCACGAACTGGGATCCCGCCCCCGAAATCGAGGACGGCGGTGCCGTCCGGATCGAGAACGCCTACGTACAGGAGTTCCGGGGCGTTCCGGAAGTGAACGTCTCGGAGTTCTCGACGGTCACCGCCCTCGACCGCGAGATCGAGGTTGGGGCTGATTCGACGACGATGGACGTCGGCGAGGCCGTCCGAACCGGCGGCATCTACGACGTCGAACTCGTCGGCAACGCCATCGCGGTTCGCGACGGATCCGGACTGATCCAGCGCTGCCCCGAGTGTTACCGCGTCATTCAGAAGGGCCAGTGTCGCACCCACGGCGACGTCGACGGGATCGACGACCTCCGGGTGAAGGCGATCCTCGACGACGGCACCGGCGCCGTCACCGTCGTCCTGGACGACGAACTTACCGAGGACGTCTACGGCGGTACGCTCGAGGATGCCTTAGAACAGGCCCGCGAGGCGATGGACCAGGAGGTCGTCGCCGACACGATCCGCGAGCATATCGTCGGGAAGGAGTACCGCGTTCGCGGCCACCTCTCGGTCGACGAGTACGGCGCGAACGTAGACGCCGAGAGCTTCGAGGAGAGCGCCGACGATCCTGAGGCGCGTGCCGCCGCCTTCCTCGAGGAGGTGAGAGCATGA
- a CDS encoding metallophosphoesterase — MSDAPRGSAPPRVEPVPGEPAATATVGTERVLLVADYHAGYEAGLRYERGVDVPSRAPDRRERLLRLIERTNPDRLVVLGDLMHSIGDPGGAERGELEVLFEAFPTSLSVTVVKGNHDGGIEDWLTPESEREVAALEFDPEAVTVTPGAGVALGGGAVGVCHGHTWPAPEVLECDVVCLGHEHPCVRLEDEVGGSRVERAWLRGRLDPAPFRERSEYEHVSWLERDGETPPRPPRIVVVPAFNDLVGGTWVNLANQSFLSPFLPAGLADGEAYLLDGTRLGPYDAV, encoded by the coding sequence ATGTCCGACGCGCCTCGCGGTTCGGCACCACCCCGCGTCGAGCCCGTCCCCGGCGAACCGGCCGCGACCGCGACCGTCGGGACCGAGCGCGTCCTGCTCGTCGCCGACTATCACGCCGGCTACGAGGCCGGACTGCGCTACGAACGCGGCGTCGACGTCCCGAGTCGCGCCCCCGACCGACGGGAGCGACTGCTGCGTTTGATCGAGCGCACCAACCCCGACCGCCTCGTCGTGCTCGGCGATCTGATGCACTCGATCGGCGACCCGGGCGGCGCCGAGCGCGGCGAACTCGAGGTGCTCTTCGAGGCGTTCCCGACCTCGCTCTCGGTGACGGTCGTGAAGGGCAACCACGACGGCGGAATCGAGGACTGGCTCACCCCCGAAAGCGAGCGCGAGGTCGCCGCCCTCGAGTTCGATCCCGAAGCCGTGACGGTTACGCCCGGCGCCGGCGTCGCGCTCGGTGGTGGTGCCGTCGGCGTCTGCCACGGCCACACGTGGCCTGCCCCCGAGGTGCTCGAGTGCGACGTCGTCTGTCTGGGCCACGAACACCCCTGCGTCCGCCTCGAGGACGAGGTCGGCGGCAGCCGCGTCGAACGGGCGTGGCTCCGCGGCCGTCTCGATCCGGCGCCGTTCCGCGAGCGTTCCGAGTACGAGCACGTCTCGTGGCTCGAGCGGGACGGCGAGACGCCGCCCCGGCCGCCACGGATCGTGGTCGTGCCGGCGTTCAACGACCTCGTCGGCGGCACGTGGGTGAACCTGGCGAACCAGTCGTTTCTCTCACCGTTCCTGCCCGCGGGGCTGGCCGACGGCGAGGCCTATCTGTTAGACGGGACGCGGCTCGGGCCGTACGACGCGGTTTGA
- a CDS encoding MarR family transcriptional regulator: MSSQKQRPEPQIEPIPEELDSAQAKLVFLCLEATGGATVDDLGDLLAMKKLSILSLLNELSSENLIERRGEEYVVPN; encoded by the coding sequence ATGAGTTCACAGAAGCAGCGACCGGAGCCCCAGATCGAACCGATTCCCGAGGAACTCGACTCCGCGCAGGCGAAACTCGTCTTCCTCTGTCTCGAGGCGACGGGCGGTGCCACGGTCGACGATCTGGGAGACCTGCTGGCGATGAAGAAACTCTCGATTCTGAGTCTTCTGAACGAACTCTCGAGCGAGAACCTGATCGAACGGCGCGGCGAGGAGTACGTCGTCCCGAACTGA
- a CDS encoding Cdc6/Cdc18 family protein yields MESFGEGQAIYENIDVLDPEPDLYRPNKLPERETELSTIHSALRPITLGGSPRNILVYGPTGQGKTVAVNLKTQQLVNWADGTADTDLTVLRISCKGARKSWNVLSNLVKAAEETRLDRSVDKPRGNTKTELFDRLKEILEEIGGIVVIVLDEIDGIEEDNYVLYELPRATVEGVSLGVIGITNDYQFHENLDSDVRSSLGSREVVFSPYDANQLRDILARRSVRGLQNTYFEDGKEEYAYLESDVLASDVIPLCAAISGRDTGDARQAIRLLSTACDLALDEGVTTVEEKHVRKAQKEIQEETVGKAISGETTQRKVALLTVLEAELADASPESTTDLYKRYKRLGRHAGIEVYQRGTFREKLNDLAHGNIIDGSRTGRGRGRGMTNKYQLAVDIDIVIEKLSGDSRLDSTVEAVIENRQ; encoded by the coding sequence ATGGAGTCGTTCGGAGAAGGGCAGGCGATCTACGAAAACATCGACGTACTGGATCCAGAACCGGATCTGTATCGACCAAATAAACTTCCCGAACGGGAAACGGAACTCTCGACGATTCATTCGGCGCTCCGACCGATTACCCTCGGTGGCTCACCACGGAATATCTTAGTATACGGGCCAACTGGTCAAGGGAAAACCGTTGCTGTAAATCTCAAGACGCAGCAATTGGTCAACTGGGCCGACGGTACCGCTGATACCGATCTTACCGTATTGAGAATCAGTTGCAAGGGCGCACGAAAGTCGTGGAACGTTCTCTCCAACCTCGTAAAAGCAGCCGAAGAGACGCGACTCGATCGGAGCGTAGATAAACCGAGAGGAAACACCAAAACGGAGTTATTCGATCGTCTGAAGGAAATTCTGGAGGAGATTGGTGGAATTGTAGTGATCGTGCTCGACGAAATTGACGGGATCGAAGAAGACAATTACGTTCTCTACGAGTTACCTCGGGCGACAGTCGAAGGTGTTTCGCTTGGCGTAATCGGTATTACCAATGATTATCAATTTCACGAAAATCTCGATTCTGATGTCCGATCCTCGCTTGGTAGTCGCGAAGTAGTTTTCAGTCCGTACGATGCAAATCAGTTGCGAGATATTCTCGCTCGACGCTCAGTTCGAGGGCTTCAGAACACATATTTCGAAGATGGGAAAGAAGAGTACGCTTACTTGGAGAGCGACGTTCTCGCATCGGACGTAATTCCGCTCTGCGCTGCAATTTCAGGGCGAGATACGGGCGACGCGAGGCAGGCAATTAGGCTTTTGTCGACAGCCTGTGACCTCGCGCTTGACGAAGGGGTAACGACCGTCGAGGAGAAGCACGTCCGAAAAGCACAGAAGGAGATCCAAGAAGAAACCGTAGGGAAGGCGATCAGTGGAGAAACGACACAGCGGAAGGTTGCACTCTTAACTGTTCTAGAAGCCGAGTTAGCAGACGCATCGCCAGAATCGACGACAGACCTGTACAAACGATACAAGCGACTCGGAAGACACGCTGGTATCGAGGTGTATCAGCGGGGAACGTTCCGAGAGAAACTCAATGATTTAGCTCATGGGAACATCATCGATGGATCTCGAACAGGGCGCGGTCGTGGTCGCGGAATGACAAATAAATATCAACTAGCTGTTGATATCGATATCGTGATCGAGAAACTGAGTGGAGACTCGAGACTAGACTCGACGGTCGAAGCCGTCATAGAAAATCGCCAGTAG